A DNA window from Primulina tabacum isolate GXHZ01 chromosome 12, ASM2559414v2, whole genome shotgun sequence contains the following coding sequences:
- the LOC142521209 gene encoding putative pentatricopeptide repeat-containing protein At1g69350, mitochondrial isoform X1 has protein sequence MTLYMPLFRACTTFRTLTLLHAHLIVIGLQKDPLASTKLIESYSQIGHVEPSRMIFDAFQSPDSFMWGVIIKCHVWNGLFREAIYMYQNMLYNLKELNKFIFPPVLRACSAINGLAMGTKVHARVIKSGFDSDTFVETSLLGMYGEVGRLCNAKKVFDEMSIRDMVSWSSMISSYVQQGKGSEGLEIFREMVREGVEIDHVSLLSAVEASGDLDLWRVGKSVHSYVVRRNIDHEALWSCLVAMYGKFGDLCTAERLFFTGVYETVFSWTTMISCYNQNGYCREAVGMLIEMQEYDVEANSVTLMTVVCSCARLQWLNEGKAVHAYVIRHHVDLDRDYLRLALIDLYANCGKLNYSHLIFDTSEDSDIVSWNILISGYVREQMAEEALSLFVQLLIQGIQPDSFTLSSAISACGIIGLSELGCQIHCFVIKKYLPTEFIKNALIDTYAKCGFIKSACRIFHEDRQESVVTWNCMMCGFSQNGYSEEAICLFNEMYSKYLDIDEITFLSVIQACGNSGLIDKGKWIHHKLITFGVKKDMYIDTALTNMYARCGNLQMARKVFNNMTERSIVSWSTMIGGYAIHGHIDDSISLFKEMIRLGIKPNDITFMNIISACSHAGYVKEGKFYFNSMIRDFGIEPNSEHYACLVDLLSRAGDLNGAYEVINSMPFPADASVWGALVNGCRIHQRMDFMASIRIDLVNMNADDSGYFTLLSNVYAGGGKWNEFRTVRSKMRQMGLKKVHGYSRIHNE, from the coding sequence ATGACTCTGTACATGCCCCTCTTCAGAGCCTGCACAACGTTTAGAACGCTGACTCTACTGCACGCTCATCTCATAGTGATCGGACTCCAAAAGGACCCTCTCGCATCGACCAAGCTTATTGAATCATACTCACAGATAGGTCACGTCGAACCTTCAAGAATGATCTTTGACGCCTTTCAAAGCCCGGATTCCTTCATGTGGGGCGTGATCATCAAATGCCATGTTTGGAATGGGCTGTTTAGAGAAGCAATTTATATGTACCAGAATATGTTGTATAATTTAAAGGAGTTAAATAAGTTCATTTTCCCACCAGTTTTGAGGGCTTGCTCTGCAATCAATGGTTTAGCGATGGGAACGAAGGTTCATGCGAGGGTTATAAAATCCGGGTTTGATTCTGATACTTTTGTGGAGACCTCATTGCTGGGTATGTATGGTGAAGTTGGTCGTTTATGCAATGCAAAGAAAGTGTTCGATGAAATGTCTATTAGAGATATGGTTTCTTGGAGTTCAATGATATCCAGCTATGTTCAGCAAGGAAAGGGAAGTGAAGGGTTGGAAATATTCCGGGAAATGGTAAGAGAAGGTGTGGAAATTGACCATGTCAGTTTGCTTAGCGCAGTTGAGGCTTCTGGAGACTTGGATTTGTGGAGAGTTGGAAAATCGGTCCACAGTTATGTGGTAAGAAGGAACATTGATCATGAAGCATTGTGGAGTTGTCTTGTTGCGATGTATGGAAAGTTTGGTGACTTGTGTACTGCAGAAAGGCTTTTCTTTACTGGTGTTTATGAGACTGTGTTTTCGTGGACAACCATGATTTCTTGCTATAATCAAAATGGATACTGTCGAGAAGCGGTAGGGATGCTTATTGAGATGCAAGAATACGATGTTGAAGCTAATAGTGTCACGTTGATGACCGTTGTTTGTTCTTGTGCTCGGTTGCAATGGTTAAATGAAGGGAAAGCTGTGCATGCATATGTTATAAGGCACCATGTTGACCTCGATAGAGATTATCTTAGATTGGCATTGATTGATTTGTATGCTAATTGTGGTAAGTTAAACTACAGCCATCTGATATTTGATACGTCTGAAGATAGTGATATAGTTTCTTGGAATATCCTCATATCAGGTTATGTTCGGGAACAGATGGCTGAAGAGGCTCTTTCATTGTTTGTTCAATTGTTGATTCAAGGGATACAGCCAGATTCCTTTACCTTGTCCAGTGCCATATCTGCCTGTGGAATTATAGGGCTTTCTGAATTGGGATGTCAAATACATTGTTTTGTCATCAAGAAATACCTCCCTACCGAGTTTATAAAAAATGCCTTAATTGATACTTACGCAAAATGTGGATTTATAAAATCAGCCTGTAGGATATTTCATGAGGACCGACAAGAAAGTGTTGTAACATGGAATTGTATGATGTGTGGATTCTCTCAAAATGGTTACTCAGAAGAAGCTATCTGCCTTTTTAATGAAATGTACTCGAAATACCTTGATATAGATGAAATAACCTTTTTGAGTGTAATTCAAGCTTGTGGGAATTCAGGGCTTATTGACAAGGGAAAATGGATTCACCATAAGCTGATTACTTTTGGTGTGAAGAAAGATATGTACATTGATACTGCTTTGACTAACATGTATGCTAGATGTGGAAACCTCCAGATGGCTCGAAAAGTTTTCAATAACATGACAGAACGAAGCATTGTGTCATGGAGCACGATGATTGGGGGTTATGCAATTCATGGTCATATTGATGATTCTATCTCTCTCTTCAAGGAGATGATAAGATTAGGAATAAAACCAAATGATATAACTTTCATGAATATCATATCAGCTTGTAGCCATGCTGGATATGTCAAAGAAGGGAAGTTTTACTTTAACTCAATGATTCGGGATTTTGGCATAGAGCCCAATTCTGAGCATTATGCATGCTTGGTCGATCTGCTTAGCCGAGCTGGTGATCTAAATGGTGCATATGAAGTCATAAATTCGATGCCGTTCCCTGCTGATGCTAGTGTTTGGGGTGCATTGGTGAATGGGTGCAGAATCCACCAAAGAATGGATTTCATGGCGAGCATTCGGATAGACCTTGTAAATATGAATGCTGATGATTCTGGATATTTTACCCTTTTATCTAATGTATATGCTGGAGGAGGGAAATGGAATGAATTTAGGACGGTGAGATCCAAGATGAGACAAATGGGTTTAAAAAAGGTACATGGATATAGTAGGATTCACAATGAGTAG
- the LOC142521209 gene encoding putative pentatricopeptide repeat-containing protein At1g69350, mitochondrial isoform X2 produces MTLYMPLFRACTTFRTLTLLHAHLIVIGLQKDPLASTKLIESYSQIGHVEPSRMIFDAFQSPDSFMWGVIIKCHVWNGLFREAIYMYQNMLYNLKELNKFIFPPVLRACSAINGLAMGTKVHARVIKSGFDSDTFVETSLLGMYGEVGRLCNAKKVFDEMSIRDMVSWSSMISSYVQQGKGSEGLEIFREMVREGVEIDHVSLLSAVEASGDLDLWRVGKSVHSYVVRRNIDHEALWSCLVAMYGKFGDLCTAERLFFTGVYETVFSWTTMISCYNQNGYCREAVGMLIEMQEYDVEANSVTLMTVVCSCARLQWLNEGKAVHAYVIRHHVDLDRDYLRLALIDLYANCGYVREQMAEEALSLFVQLLIQGIQPDSFTLSSAISACGIIGLSELGCQIHCFVIKKYLPTEFIKNALIDTYAKCGFIKSACRIFHEDRQESVVTWNCMMCGFSQNGYSEEAICLFNEMYSKYLDIDEITFLSVIQACGNSGLIDKGKWIHHKLITFGVKKDMYIDTALTNMYARCGNLQMARKVFNNMTERSIVSWSTMIGGYAIHGHIDDSISLFKEMIRLGIKPNDITFMNIISACSHAGYVKEGKFYFNSMIRDFGIEPNSEHYACLVDLLSRAGDLNGAYEVINSMPFPADASVWGALVNGCRIHQRMDFMASIRIDLVNMNADDSGYFTLLSNVYAGGGKWNEFRTVRSKMRQMGLKKVHGYSRIHNE; encoded by the exons ATGACTCTGTACATGCCCCTCTTCAGAGCCTGCACAACGTTTAGAACGCTGACTCTACTGCACGCTCATCTCATAGTGATCGGACTCCAAAAGGACCCTCTCGCATCGACCAAGCTTATTGAATCATACTCACAGATAGGTCACGTCGAACCTTCAAGAATGATCTTTGACGCCTTTCAAAGCCCGGATTCCTTCATGTGGGGCGTGATCATCAAATGCCATGTTTGGAATGGGCTGTTTAGAGAAGCAATTTATATGTACCAGAATATGTTGTATAATTTAAAGGAGTTAAATAAGTTCATTTTCCCACCAGTTTTGAGGGCTTGCTCTGCAATCAATGGTTTAGCGATGGGAACGAAGGTTCATGCGAGGGTTATAAAATCCGGGTTTGATTCTGATACTTTTGTGGAGACCTCATTGCTGGGTATGTATGGTGAAGTTGGTCGTTTATGCAATGCAAAGAAAGTGTTCGATGAAATGTCTATTAGAGATATGGTTTCTTGGAGTTCAATGATATCCAGCTATGTTCAGCAAGGAAAGGGAAGTGAAGGGTTGGAAATATTCCGGGAAATGGTAAGAGAAGGTGTGGAAATTGACCATGTCAGTTTGCTTAGCGCAGTTGAGGCTTCTGGAGACTTGGATTTGTGGAGAGTTGGAAAATCGGTCCACAGTTATGTGGTAAGAAGGAACATTGATCATGAAGCATTGTGGAGTTGTCTTGTTGCGATGTATGGAAAGTTTGGTGACTTGTGTACTGCAGAAAGGCTTTTCTTTACTGGTGTTTATGAGACTGTGTTTTCGTGGACAACCATGATTTCTTGCTATAATCAAAATGGATACTGTCGAGAAGCGGTAGGGATGCTTATTGAGATGCAAGAATACGATGTTGAAGCTAATAGTGTCACGTTGATGACCGTTGTTTGTTCTTGTGCTCGGTTGCAATGGTTAAATGAAGGGAAAGCTGTGCATGCATATGTTATAAGGCACCATGTTGACCTCGATAGAGATTATCTTAGATTGGCATTGATTGATTTGTATGCTAATTGTG GTTATGTTCGGGAACAGATGGCTGAAGAGGCTCTTTCATTGTTTGTTCAATTGTTGATTCAAGGGATACAGCCAGATTCCTTTACCTTGTCCAGTGCCATATCTGCCTGTGGAATTATAGGGCTTTCTGAATTGGGATGTCAAATACATTGTTTTGTCATCAAGAAATACCTCCCTACCGAGTTTATAAAAAATGCCTTAATTGATACTTACGCAAAATGTGGATTTATAAAATCAGCCTGTAGGATATTTCATGAGGACCGACAAGAAAGTGTTGTAACATGGAATTGTATGATGTGTGGATTCTCTCAAAATGGTTACTCAGAAGAAGCTATCTGCCTTTTTAATGAAATGTACTCGAAATACCTTGATATAGATGAAATAACCTTTTTGAGTGTAATTCAAGCTTGTGGGAATTCAGGGCTTATTGACAAGGGAAAATGGATTCACCATAAGCTGATTACTTTTGGTGTGAAGAAAGATATGTACATTGATACTGCTTTGACTAACATGTATGCTAGATGTGGAAACCTCCAGATGGCTCGAAAAGTTTTCAATAACATGACAGAACGAAGCATTGTGTCATGGAGCACGATGATTGGGGGTTATGCAATTCATGGTCATATTGATGATTCTATCTCTCTCTTCAAGGAGATGATAAGATTAGGAATAAAACCAAATGATATAACTTTCATGAATATCATATCAGCTTGTAGCCATGCTGGATATGTCAAAGAAGGGAAGTTTTACTTTAACTCAATGATTCGGGATTTTGGCATAGAGCCCAATTCTGAGCATTATGCATGCTTGGTCGATCTGCTTAGCCGAGCTGGTGATCTAAATGGTGCATATGAAGTCATAAATTCGATGCCGTTCCCTGCTGATGCTAGTGTTTGGGGTGCATTGGTGAATGGGTGCAGAATCCACCAAAGAATGGATTTCATGGCGAGCATTCGGATAGACCTTGTAAATATGAATGCTGATGATTCTGGATATTTTACCCTTTTATCTAATGTATATGCTGGAGGAGGGAAATGGAATGAATTTAGGACGGTGAGATCCAAGATGAGACAAATGGGTTTAAAAAAGGTACATGGATATAGTAGGATTCACAATGAGTAG